The following are encoded in a window of Flavobacterium sp. WC2421 genomic DNA:
- a CDS encoding FtsL-like putative cell division protein, with product MKKGIYGILKAKFLIDDDAVKNWRFIVFLILLAIVMIANTQRFEQKVFQIAQLTTEVKELRSEFVDRRSQLMKLKMESTVSEKMIEKEIFPSTVPPIKIKVKKEEEKSFLKKLWQ from the coding sequence ATGAAAAAAGGCATTTACGGTATATTGAAAGCTAAGTTTCTTATCGATGATGACGCGGTAAAAAATTGGCGTTTTATAGTTTTTTTAATATTACTGGCTATAGTTATGATTGCAAATACACAACGTTTTGAGCAAAAAGTTTTTCAAATAGCTCAGTTAACAACTGAGGTCAAAGAATTGCGATCCGAATTTGTGGACAGACGTTCACAGTTAATGAAGTTAAAAATGGAGTCGACAGTTTCTGAAAAAATGATTGAGAAAGAAATTTTTCCATCAACAGTTCCTCCAATTAAGATAAAAGTAAAAAAAGAAGAAGAGAAAAGTTTTCTTAAAAAATTATGGCAGTAG
- the rsmH gene encoding 16S rRNA (cytosine(1402)-N(4))-methyltransferase RsmH — MTTTMEYHNPVLLKESVDGLNIKPDGIYVDVTFGGGGHSKEILSRLGPEGKLFAFDQDEDALENTLHDDRFVLINENFRFIKRFLRFYGVKSVDGILGDLGVSSHQFDVAERGFSTRFDAELDMRMSQKNDLNAYRVVNEYDEADLKRVFLDYGELKNAPVLARTIVEAREVHPIKTTDTLKEVLAKYLPERVRNKILAQIYQAIRIEVNQEMDVLKEFLEQSLEILNPGGRLSVISYHSLEDRLVKRFMKNGMFDGEPERDFFGNFSVPFKTIGKLIIPGNEEIKVNNRARSAKLRIAEKK; from the coding sequence ATGACGACGACAATGGAATATCATAATCCGGTTTTACTAAAGGAATCTGTAGATGGTTTAAATATAAAGCCTGACGGTATATATGTAGATGTGACCTTCGGTGGAGGAGGGCATTCTAAGGAGATTTTGAGTAGGTTAGGGCCTGAAGGAAAGCTTTTTGCATTTGATCAAGATGAAGATGCTTTAGAGAATACCTTGCATGATGATCGTTTTGTGTTGATTAATGAAAATTTCAGATTTATTAAGCGGTTTTTACGTTTTTACGGAGTGAAAAGTGTAGATGGAATTTTGGGTGATTTAGGCGTTTCTTCACATCAATTTGATGTTGCGGAGAGAGGGTTTTCAACTCGATTTGATGCGGAATTGGATATGAGGATGAGTCAAAAAAACGATTTGAATGCATACAGAGTGGTGAATGAGTATGACGAAGCAGATTTGAAAAGAGTTTTTTTAGATTATGGTGAGTTGAAAAACGCGCCTGTTTTGGCAAGAACAATTGTGGAAGCAAGAGAAGTGCATCCAATAAAAACAACCGATACGCTAAAAGAAGTTTTGGCAAAATATTTACCGGAAAGAGTTAGGAATAAAATTTTAGCTCAAATCTACCAAGCTATTCGAATTGAAGTGAATCAAGAGATGGATGTTTTAAAGGAATTTTTGGAGCAATCATTAGAAATTTTAAATCCAGGTGGAAGGTTGAGTGTTATTTCATATCATTCTTTAGAAGATAGATTAGTGAAGCGATTCATGAAAAACGGAATGTTTGATGGAGAGCCTGAGCGTGATTTTTTTGGTAATTTTTCTGTTCCTTTTAAAACGATAGGTAAATTAATTATTCCTGGAAATGAGGAAATTAAAGTTAATAATAGAGCGAGAAGTGCAAAACTAAGGATAGCCGAAAAGAAATAA
- a CDS encoding division/cell wall cluster transcriptional repressor MraZ produces the protein MNTIVGTYECKVDAKGRVLLPAPLKKQLAPSLQNGFVLKRSVFQPCLELYPMEEWDLMMLKINKLNRFVKKNNDFIRRFTAGVKIVEIDSLGRLLVPKDLVVFANITKDVVFSSAVNIVEIWDKDLYERSISGEDVDFADLAEDVMGNINDDDNGIS, from the coding sequence TTGAATACAATTGTTGGAACATATGAATGTAAGGTCGATGCTAAAGGAAGGGTGCTGTTACCAGCTCCTTTGAAAAAGCAATTGGCGCCATCTCTTCAAAACGGTTTTGTTTTGAAGCGTTCTGTTTTTCAACCGTGTCTTGAGCTGTATCCCATGGAAGAATGGGATTTGATGATGTTGAAAATTAATAAGTTAAATCGATTTGTTAAAAAGAACAATGATTTTATACGCAGGTTCACTGCGGGAGTTAAAATTGTTGAGATTGATTCTTTGGGAAGATTATTAGTTCCTAAAGATTTAGTTGTTTTTGCAAATATTACAAAAGATGTTGTTTTTTCATCAGCAGTAAATATTGTTGAAATCTGGGATAAAGATTTATATGAAAGATCAATAAGCGGAGAAGATGTTGATTTTGCTGATTTGGCAGAAGATGTAATGGGAAATATAAATGACGACGACAATGGAATATCATAA
- a CDS encoding alpha/beta fold hydrolase: MEKNYKKEGRYSYYEAGEGTPIVILHGLMGGLSNFDAVAEHFSDKGYKIVIPDLPLYTQNILKTNVKNFAKYVKDFITFKGFDRVILLGNSLGGHIALYHTKMYPEKVAGLVITGSSGLYESAMGDSYPKRGDYEYIKKKAEDVFYDPKVATPELIDEVYASVNDRIKLIKTLTIAKSAIRHNMAKDLPKMHVQTCIIWGKNDKVTPPDVAEEFNKLLPNSTLYWIDKCGHAAMMEQPEEFNRLLEDWLTHTHLSVH, from the coding sequence ATGGAAAAAAACTATAAGAAAGAAGGCAGATACAGTTATTATGAAGCTGGAGAAGGAACGCCTATCGTAATTTTACACGGGCTAATGGGTGGACTAAGCAATTTTGATGCAGTTGCTGAACACTTTTCTGATAAAGGATATAAAATAGTTATTCCAGACTTACCATTATATACTCAAAATATTTTAAAAACTAATGTTAAAAATTTCGCTAAATACGTTAAAGACTTTATTACTTTCAAAGGTTTTGACAGAGTAATTCTTTTAGGAAACTCATTAGGGGGACATATCGCATTGTACCATACAAAAATGTATCCCGAAAAAGTAGCGGGACTTGTAATTACAGGAAGCTCTGGGCTTTACGAAAGTGCAATGGGAGACAGCTACCCAAAAAGAGGTGATTATGAATACATTAAGAAAAAAGCCGAAGATGTATTTTACGATCCTAAAGTAGCAACCCCTGAACTTATTGACGAAGTATATGCCTCCGTTAATGACCGAATAAAATTAATAAAAACGCTAACGATAGCTAAAAGTGCGATTAGACACAATATGGCAAAAGATTTACCTAAGATGCATGTACAAACGTGTATTATCTGGGGTAAGAATGACAAAGTAACCCCTCCTGATGTTGCAGAAGAGTTTAACAAATTGTTACCTAACTCAACTCTATATTGGATTGACAAATGTGGCCACGCAGCAATGATGGAACAACCGGAAGAGTTCAATCGTTTGCTAGAAGACTGGTTAACACATACCCATTTATCAGTTCATTAA
- the yihA gene encoding ribosome biogenesis GTP-binding protein YihA/YsxC, which produces MKINTAEFVISNSDVSKCPKDFLPEYAFIGRSNVGKSSLINMLTNQKKLAKTSGRPGKTQLINHFLINNNWFLVDLPGYGYAKVSKKTKSVFQQFITDYFETREQLVCAFVLIDIRHEAQAIDVEFMSYMGESEIPFCIVFTKADKISKVKIDSHIAAYKKNMFANNWAEMPHYFVTSATENIGKEELLSYIDEVNQEVFKNNGQF; this is translated from the coding sequence ATGAAAATTAATACAGCCGAATTTGTAATTAGCAATTCAGATGTCTCAAAATGTCCTAAGGACTTTTTACCTGAATATGCTTTTATTGGCCGATCAAACGTAGGAAAGTCATCATTAATAAATATGTTGACCAACCAAAAAAAACTAGCTAAGACTTCTGGGCGACCTGGAAAAACACAACTGATAAACCACTTTTTAATAAACAACAATTGGTTCTTAGTTGATTTACCAGGATATGGATATGCTAAAGTTTCTAAAAAAACAAAATCAGTTTTTCAGCAATTTATTACGGATTATTTTGAAACAAGAGAGCAATTAGTTTGCGCCTTTGTTTTAATTGACATCCGACATGAAGCTCAAGCCATAGATGTTGAATTTATGTCTTATATGGGTGAAAGTGAAATTCCTTTTTGTATTGTTTTTACAAAAGCAGACAAAATTAGCAAAGTAAAAATTGACTCTCATATCGCAGCGTATAAAAAGAATATGTTTGCCAATAACTGGGCAGAAATGCCTCATTATTTCGTAACATCAGCTACTGAAAATATTGGAAAAGAAGAACTACTTTCCTATATAGACGAAGTAAATCAAGAAGTTTTCAAAAACAATGGACAGTTTTAA
- the gldC gene encoding gliding motility protein GldC codes for MSDINRSEIKFLVELDENRVPEKLLWSAKDGGVELEEAKAIMLSVWDSKTKESMRIDLWTKEMPVDEMKIFFHQTLVAMSDTFHRATGDEKMADTMKDFCDYFAEKLELTK; via the coding sequence ATGTCAGATATAAATAGATCAGAAATTAAATTTCTAGTAGAATTAGATGAAAACCGTGTTCCAGAAAAATTACTTTGGTCTGCCAAAGATGGTGGGGTGGAATTAGAGGAAGCGAAAGCGATTATGTTGTCTGTGTGGGACAGTAAAACTAAAGAAAGTATGCGTATTGACTTATGGACAAAAGAAATGCCAGTCGATGAGATGAAAATTTTCTTTCATCAAACCTTAGTTGCTATGTCAGATACTTTTCATCGTGCTACAGGTGATGAAAAAATGGCCGATACAATGAAAGATTTTTGTGATTATTTTGCAGAAAAATTAGAGTTGACAAAGTAG
- the gldB gene encoding gliding motility lipoprotein GldB — translation MKIYIIPFVLSLFFLSCGQKNKIEKAVAEVPVELKVVRFDKLFFESQPKDLNKLKKEFPFFFPLGNDDEVWVEKMQNPQWRELYSEVQKKYADFEPTKLELTSLFQHIKYYFPKTKTPKIITVISEMDYNNKAIYADSLVVISLEMYLGKEHKFYQFPNYIKQNFEQEQIMPDVVSGFFKYKTAPNQEKSLLSDMVYAGKELYLKDMFLPDYSDADKMGYTPEQIKWCEENESYIWRYFIEKEMLYSDDQKLIPRFINLAPFSKFYLEIDNESPGRVGSWIGWQIVRSYMNNNEVSLQGLLKANAKEIFEKSKYKPKK, via the coding sequence ATGAAAATATATATAATTCCTTTTGTTCTATCTCTGTTTTTTTTATCCTGTGGTCAAAAAAATAAAATTGAAAAAGCAGTAGCTGAAGTTCCTGTTGAATTAAAAGTAGTTCGTTTTGACAAGCTTTTTTTTGAATCACAACCCAAAGATTTAAATAAACTTAAAAAAGAGTTTCCTTTTTTCTTTCCATTAGGTAATGATGACGAAGTTTGGGTGGAAAAAATGCAAAACCCTCAGTGGCGTGAATTATATAGTGAAGTGCAAAAAAAATATGCTGATTTTGAACCAACAAAATTAGAATTAACTTCGCTTTTTCAACATATAAAGTATTATTTTCCTAAAACGAAAACTCCAAAAATAATTACCGTTATATCTGAAATGGATTACAATAACAAAGCAATTTATGCGGATAGTCTTGTAGTCATTTCTCTTGAGATGTATTTAGGTAAAGAACATAAGTTTTATCAGTTTCCTAATTATATCAAGCAAAATTTTGAACAAGAACAAATTATGCCTGATGTAGTTTCTGGTTTTTTTAAATATAAAACGGCACCTAATCAAGAAAAGAGTTTATTGTCTGATATGGTTTATGCTGGGAAAGAATTGTATTTAAAAGATATGTTTTTGCCTGATTATAGCGATGCGGATAAAATGGGATATACGCCTGAGCAAATTAAATGGTGTGAGGAAAATGAAAGTTATATATGGCGTTATTTTATAGAAAAAGAAATGCTATATAGTGATGATCAAAAACTGATTCCTCGATTTATAAACCTAGCACCATTTTCTAAATTTTATTTGGAAATTGATAATGAGTCTCCGGGAAGAGTTGGTTCTTGGATTGGATGGCAAATTGTTCGTTCATATATGAATAACAATGAAGTATCTTTGCAAGGATTATTAAAAGCAAATGCTAAAGAAATATTTGAAAAATCAAAATATAAACCAAAGAAGTAA
- the nadE gene encoding NAD(+) synthase, whose translation MTKKNTIQVEKVNTHIVNWLKTYAENSKVNGFVIGISGGVDSAVTSTLCAQTGLQVLCVEMPIHQHESHVSRGREHIKQLKERFPNVSNVETDLTLLFETFKKTMPTNVEDCKLPITLANTRARLRMTTLYYFAGIHGLLVAGTGNKVEDFGVGFYTKYGDGGVDLSPIADLMKSDVFALAAYLKVPNSILEATPSDGLFGDEKTDEEQLGASYDELEWAMLVDEQDKSQENFTEREKIVYEIYKRLNKINQHKMNPIPVCLLNRD comes from the coding sequence ATGACAAAAAAAAATACTATTCAAGTTGAAAAAGTCAATACTCATATTGTAAACTGGTTAAAAACATATGCCGAAAATTCAAAAGTAAACGGGTTTGTTATTGGAATTTCTGGTGGGGTGGACTCTGCTGTTACCTCCACTTTATGTGCCCAAACTGGATTACAGGTATTATGTGTCGAAATGCCAATTCATCAACACGAAAGCCATGTAAGTCGTGGACGAGAGCATATTAAACAACTAAAGGAAAGATTCCCAAATGTTTCTAATGTTGAAACAGATTTAACCTTGCTTTTTGAAACTTTCAAAAAAACGATGCCTACAAATGTCGAAGATTGTAAACTCCCTATCACACTAGCTAACACTAGAGCACGTTTACGAATGACAACTTTATATTATTTCGCAGGAATTCACGGTTTGTTAGTTGCTGGAACAGGAAATAAAGTAGAAGATTTTGGCGTTGGTTTTTATACAAAATATGGTGACGGAGGAGTTGATCTCAGTCCAATTGCAGATTTAATGAAATCAGACGTTTTTGCGTTGGCAGCATATTTAAAGGTACCCAATTCCATTTTAGAAGCCACACCATCAGACGGCCTATTTGGAGACGAAAAAACGGATGAAGAACAACTAGGTGCAAGTTATGACGAATTAGAATGGGCAATGCTTGTAGACGAACAAGATAAATCTCAAGAAAATTTTACCGAAAGAGAAAAAATAGTTTACGAAATTTACAAAAGGTTAAACAAAATCAATCAGCATAAAATGAATCCTATACCAGTTTGTTTACTTAATCGGGATTAA
- a CDS encoding LuxR C-terminal-related transcriptional regulator gives MIKVCLADNYPVVHFGVKSYFKDHSEISITANVGSFLMIRDILLTKDIDVLILDLELEGLSSIFEVKSILKNFPKTKIIIFSGLSEQIYAPNAIKAGVSGFVHKKEKLETLGLSIIKVYQGKIIMNETVKKNLALIAKQSKSERLYRKLSNREVEVLRYLSGGKKNHEIAEILNLNEKTISTYKLRLLTKLNVTNLVDLVDKAKKLEIV, from the coding sequence ATGATAAAAGTTTGTTTAGCAGATAACTATCCGGTAGTGCATTTTGGAGTAAAGTCTTACTTCAAAGACCATAGTGAAATTTCAATTACCGCAAATGTGGGAAGTTTTTTAATGATTAGAGATATTCTACTCACTAAGGATATTGATGTTTTAATTTTAGACTTAGAATTGGAAGGCCTTTCAAGTATTTTTGAAGTAAAATCAATTTTGAAAAATTTTCCAAAAACAAAAATTATAATCTTCAGTGGACTATCTGAACAAATATATGCGCCAAATGCAATTAAGGCGGGTGTATCTGGATTTGTTCATAAAAAAGAAAAATTAGAAACACTTGGTCTATCCATTATAAAAGTCTACCAAGGTAAGATTATAATGAATGAGACCGTTAAGAAAAACCTTGCTTTAATTGCCAAACAAAGTAAAAGTGAACGACTGTATAGAAAACTATCCAATCGCGAAGTAGAAGTGCTACGTTATTTAAGTGGCGGGAAAAAGAACCATGAAATTGCAGAAATCCTAAATCTTAACGAAAAAACAATCAGTACCTATAAATTACGATTGTTAACCAAATTAAACGTAACCAATCTAGTAGATTTAGTTGATAAAGCAAAAAAGCTAGAAATCGTTTAA
- the dnaG gene encoding DNA primase — translation MISKATIDTVFETARVEEVIGDFVNLKRAGSNFKGLSPFSDERSPSFMVSPAKGIWKDFSSGKGGNSVAFLMEHSHFTYPEAIRYLANKYNIEIEETEQTDEEKAITDVRESMYLVSEFAKDYFHKTLLNSEEGKAIGYSYFKERGFTNETIKKFSLGYSPESWDAFTKEALGKGYKLEFLESTGLTIAREDRPFDRFKGRVMFPIESMSGRILGFGGRILTNDKKAAKYLNSPESDIYHKSKVLYGIFQAKQSIAKLNNCYLVEGYTDVIQFNQAGIENVVSSSGTALTPDQIRLVNRLTKNITVLFDGDAAGLRATIRGIDLILEEGMNVKVCAFPDGEDPDSFAKKTSYDDLVAYLETNAKDFIQFKASMLMNEAKNDPIKKADLIRDMVLSISKIPDRIQREIYIQECSRIMDISEQVLVSTLAQLVQKDVVEVGKKQKQEQGKKSFEVIKNENPVEAEKVDILYRLERKIIEILLLYGNKTEEFEDTFMKTNEEGEIVMVVEKREFKVFQRIYLSLQEDEVQLANPLFREIFNDLTNYYLQNDSFSLEQYLMHLQPEFAQEVTDILMEEERLVMHNWEGQNIFPKSKNDTIAQNVSETILTLRWYLVGRIIEELKGSISADADNTEPMTMIQDYNGLTHAFSKKLGRVMSRFN, via the coding sequence TTGATTTCAAAAGCGACTATAGATACTGTTTTCGAAACTGCTCGAGTAGAGGAGGTTATTGGCGATTTTGTTAATTTAAAGCGCGCCGGTAGTAATTTTAAAGGTTTGAGCCCGTTTTCTGACGAGCGTTCCCCTTCCTTTATGGTGTCGCCTGCCAAAGGTATTTGGAAGGATTTTAGTTCGGGAAAAGGGGGGAATTCAGTGGCATTCTTGATGGAACATTCCCATTTTACCTATCCTGAAGCCATTCGATACTTGGCTAATAAATACAATATTGAAATTGAAGAAACGGAGCAAACAGATGAGGAAAAAGCCATTACTGATGTTCGAGAGAGCATGTATCTAGTTTCTGAATTTGCCAAAGACTATTTTCATAAGACCCTTTTAAACTCTGAGGAAGGTAAAGCTATTGGCTATTCGTATTTTAAAGAAAGAGGGTTTACAAATGAAACTATTAAGAAATTTAGTCTAGGTTATTCTCCTGAAAGTTGGGATGCATTTACTAAAGAAGCATTAGGTAAAGGGTATAAATTAGAATTTTTAGAAAGTACAGGTTTAACTATTGCTAGAGAAGACAGGCCTTTTGATCGCTTCAAAGGGAGAGTAATGTTCCCTATAGAAAGCATGTCTGGTCGGATTTTAGGTTTTGGAGGACGTATTTTGACCAATGATAAAAAAGCGGCAAAATACTTAAATTCGCCTGAAAGCGACATTTACCATAAGAGTAAAGTTTTGTATGGTATTTTTCAAGCCAAACAATCCATAGCTAAATTGAACAACTGTTATTTAGTAGAAGGATATACAGATGTGATTCAATTCAATCAAGCAGGTATTGAAAATGTTGTTTCCTCATCTGGTACAGCATTGACCCCAGATCAAATTCGGTTGGTGAATCGATTGACAAAAAATATAACAGTACTTTTTGATGGTGATGCAGCTGGACTTCGTGCGACTATTCGTGGAATTGATTTGATTCTTGAAGAAGGGATGAATGTAAAAGTATGTGCTTTTCCTGATGGAGAAGATCCAGATAGTTTTGCCAAAAAAACTTCTTATGATGATTTAGTAGCTTATTTAGAGACTAACGCCAAGGATTTTATACAATTCAAGGCTTCAATGTTAATGAATGAAGCCAAGAACGACCCAATTAAGAAAGCCGATTTGATTCGAGATATGGTATTGAGTATTTCGAAAATCCCAGATCGAATTCAAAGAGAAATTTACATTCAGGAATGTTCTAGAATAATGGATATTTCTGAACAAGTATTAGTGAGTACTTTGGCTCAATTAGTTCAAAAAGATGTTGTTGAGGTTGGGAAAAAACAAAAACAGGAGCAAGGAAAAAAATCCTTTGAAGTAATAAAAAATGAGAATCCAGTTGAAGCTGAAAAAGTCGATATTCTCTATCGTTTGGAGCGAAAAATAATCGAAATATTACTTTTGTATGGCAATAAGACAGAAGAGTTTGAGGATACATTCATGAAAACTAATGAAGAAGGAGAGATTGTCATGGTTGTTGAAAAAAGAGAATTTAAAGTTTTTCAAAGAATTTATTTGAGTCTACAAGAAGATGAGGTGCAATTAGCAAATCCTTTATTTAGAGAAATATTTAATGACTTGACAAATTATTACCTCCAAAATGATTCTTTTAGTTTAGAACAATATTTAATGCATTTGCAGCCAGAATTTGCACAAGAAGTTACAGACATCTTGATGGAAGAGGAAAGGCTTGTTATGCACAATTGGGAGGGGCAAAATATTTTTCCCAAATCAAAAAATGACACCATTGCTCAAAATGTTTCTGAAACTATTTTGACATTGCGTTGGTATCTAGTAGGCAGGATTATTGAGGAATTAAAAGGTTCAATATCAGCTGATGCAGATAATACAGAACCTATGACAATGATTCAAGATTATAATGGCTTAACTCATGCTTTTTCAAAAAAATTAGGACGAGTTATGTCAAGATTTAATTAA
- a CDS encoding RNA polymerase sigma factor, translated as MKVINLHQEEKEMIQLAVENNRQAQQQIYSRFSPKMLSICRLYVKDVQQAEDVMITSFMKVFTGLKNFQHNGSFEGWIRRIMVNECISFLRVHKKVSFIEDVVHVEESDEAEECEFSTDDIQCMIDNLPDGYKMVFNLYAIEGFKHKEIAIMLGINEGTSKSQLSHARKILQKQINATKKYDYGTE; from the coding sequence TTGAAAGTAATCAACTTACATCAAGAGGAAAAAGAAATGATCCAGCTAGCTGTCGAGAATAATCGTCAGGCACAGCAGCAAATTTATTCTCGGTTTTCACCAAAAATGTTAAGTATCTGCCGGCTTTATGTAAAAGACGTACAACAAGCCGAAGATGTGATGATTACTTCCTTCATGAAAGTATTTACTGGTCTTAAAAATTTTCAACACAACGGGAGTTTTGAAGGTTGGATTAGGCGAATCATGGTTAATGAATGTATCTCTTTTTTGCGAGTGCATAAGAAAGTAAGCTTTATTGAAGATGTAGTTCATGTAGAGGAAAGTGACGAAGCTGAAGAATGCGAATTTTCAACAGATGACATTCAGTGTATGATAGATAATTTACCTGATGGCTATAAAATGGTTTTCAATTTATATGCTATTGAAGGTTTTAAACATAAGGAAATAGCCATTATGCTTGGGATCAATGAAGGAACATCTAAGTCACAATTGTCACATGCAAGAAAAATTTTGCAGAAGCAAATTAACGCAACAAAAAAATACGATTATGGAACCGAATAA
- a CDS encoding polyprenyl synthetase family protein: MNVTSQIKQPIFKEMELFEKKFYESMTSQVALLNRITYYIVNRKGKQMRPMFVFLTAKMVSGGTINERTYRGACVIELIHTATLVHDDVVDDSNRRRGFFSINALWKNKIAVLVGDYLLSKGLLLSIDNGDFDLLKIISVAVREMSEGELLQIEKARRLDITEDIYYEIIRKKTATLIAACCALGAKSVIDDEVQVENMRKFGELIGMAFQIKDDLFDYTDDAIGKPTGIDIKEQKMTLPLIHVLNTCTSKEKSWLINSIKNHNKDKKRVKEVIEFVKDNNGLGYAENKMVEFQQEALLLLDNYPNSAFKDALILMVNYVIERKK; the protein is encoded by the coding sequence ATGAATGTCACTTCTCAAATAAAACAGCCCATCTTTAAAGAAATGGAACTTTTTGAAAAAAAGTTCTATGAATCGATGACTTCACAAGTGGCATTACTCAATAGAATCACTTATTATATCGTAAATAGAAAAGGGAAACAAATGCGACCGATGTTCGTTTTCCTAACTGCTAAGATGGTTTCTGGAGGAACAATAAACGAAAGAACCTACCGCGGGGCTTGTGTGATTGAATTGATTCATACTGCAACATTAGTGCATGATGATGTGGTGGATGATAGTAATCGTCGCAGGGGTTTTTTCTCCATTAATGCATTGTGGAAAAATAAAATCGCTGTACTTGTGGGAGATTATTTGCTCTCAAAAGGATTGCTGCTTTCAATTGATAATGGTGATTTTGATTTACTTAAAATTATTTCTGTCGCTGTTCGCGAAATGAGTGAAGGAGAATTACTTCAAATAGAAAAAGCGCGAAGACTCGATATTACCGAAGATATTTATTACGAAATTATCCGTAAAAAGACTGCTACACTTATAGCAGCTTGTTGTGCTCTTGGCGCAAAATCAGTTATTGATGATGAGGTACAAGTTGAGAATATGCGAAAATTTGGTGAGCTTATTGGAATGGCTTTCCAAATCAAAGATGATTTATTTGATTATACTGATGATGCTATTGGGAAACCAACAGGTATTGATATTAAGGAACAAAAAATGACTCTTCCTTTAATTCATGTTTTGAATACCTGTACTTCAAAAGAGAAATCATGGTTAATCAATTCCATAAAAAACCACAACAAAGACAAAAAAAGGGTAAAAGAAGTGATTGAGTTTGTAAAAGATAATAATGGTTTAGGGTACGCCGAAAACAAAATGGTCGAATTTCAACAAGAAGCACTTTTGCTATTGGATAATTATCCCAACTCGGCCTTTAAAGATGCTTTAATCTTAATGGTTAATTACGTTATTGAAAGAAAGAAATAG